In Candidatus Methylomirabilota bacterium, the following proteins share a genomic window:
- a CDS encoding alpha-1,4-glucan--maltose-1-phosphate maltosyltransferase — translation MLGDPADPRRTVVIESIAPAVDGGRYPVKREVGDVVEVSADIFKDGHDVLVAFLKYRPAHAREWRESLMSFVDNDRWAGGFRLDALGRWLFTIEALPDPFQSWLADLDKRVAAGQDVGSELLEGAALVAAAARRAGGPDAQALEAWARRIGWREDQAAAVGAAREPALAELMARHLDRAEATGAERVFEVVADRERARFAAWYEFFPRSGSADRHGTFKDAEAQLERAAAMGFDVVYLPPIHPIGRTYRKGRNNTLTAQPGDPGSPWAIGAAEGGHTAVHPELGTLEDFDRFVERAHNLDLEVALDFAIQASPDHPWAREHPEWFFHRPDGTIKYAENPPKKYQDVYPVNFTTADPRPLWEEMRRTLEHWIAHGVKTFRVDNPHTKPVKFWEWLIRAIQDRHPDVIFLAEAFTRPKMMKVLAKAGFTQSYTYFTWRNDKQELIDYLTEITQPPVAEYFRGNLWPNTPDILHATLQRGGRPAFKMRLVLAATLSSLYGIYSGYELCENVPYAEGSEEYLNSEKYELKARDWDAPGNIVDLITAVNRLRREHRALQLYRNLRFYPSDDPHVLFYGKMTPDHLDVVLVAVNLDPSAPRSAWLDIPIHELSMTDDRLYRLHERLTDTWQEVRGSRLRVTLDPAREPAAIFSLHRS, via the coding sequence ATGCTCGGCGACCCGGCCGACCCCCGCCGCACCGTCGTCATCGAGAGCATCGCGCCCGCGGTGGACGGGGGACGCTACCCCGTCAAGCGCGAGGTGGGCGACGTGGTGGAGGTCTCGGCCGACATCTTCAAGGACGGCCACGACGTGCTGGTGGCCTTCCTCAAGTACCGTCCCGCCCACGCGCGCGAGTGGCGGGAAAGTCTTATGAGCTTCGTCGACAACGACCGCTGGGCCGGCGGCTTCAGACTCGACGCGCTGGGTCGCTGGCTGTTCACCATCGAGGCGCTGCCCGATCCCTTCCAGTCCTGGCTGGCCGACCTCGACAAGCGGGTGGCGGCCGGGCAGGACGTGGGCAGCGAGCTGCTGGAAGGCGCGGCGCTGGTGGCCGCCGCCGCCCGGCGCGCGGGTGGGCCTGACGCCCAGGCTCTGGAGGCGTGGGCCCGGCGGATCGGCTGGCGCGAAGATCAGGCGGCGGCGGTCGGCGCCGCCCGCGAGCCCGCGCTGGCCGAGCTCATGGCCCGACACCTGGACCGGGCGGAGGCGACCGGGGCGGAGCGTGTCTTCGAGGTCGTGGCCGACCGGGAGCGCGCTCGCTTCGCGGCGTGGTACGAGTTCTTTCCCCGCTCCGGCAGCGCCGACCGTCACGGCACCTTCAAGGACGCCGAGGCCCAGCTCGAGCGCGCCGCCGCCATGGGCTTCGACGTCGTCTATCTGCCTCCGATCCATCCGATCGGGCGGACATACCGCAAGGGCCGCAACAATACGCTGACCGCCCAGCCCGGCGATCCCGGAAGCCCCTGGGCCATCGGCGCCGCGGAAGGCGGCCACACCGCCGTCCATCCCGAGCTGGGGACGCTCGAGGACTTCGATCGGTTCGTGGAGCGCGCCCACAACCTCGACCTCGAGGTGGCTTTGGACTTCGCCATCCAGGCCTCACCCGACCATCCCTGGGCGCGGGAGCACCCCGAGTGGTTCTTCCACCGGCCGGACGGGACGATCAAGTACGCCGAGAATCCGCCGAAGAAGTACCAGGACGTCTACCCGGTCAACTTCACCACCGCCGATCCCCGGCCGCTGTGGGAAGAGATGCGGCGCACCCTCGAGCACTGGATCGCCCACGGGGTCAAGACGTTCCGGGTCGACAACCCCCACACCAAACCCGTGAAGTTCTGGGAGTGGCTGATCCGGGCCATCCAGGACCGCCATCCCGACGTCATCTTCCTGGCCGAAGCGTTCACCCGACCGAAGATGATGAAGGTCCTGGCCAAGGCCGGGTTCACCCAGTCCTACACGTACTTCACCTGGCGCAACGACAAGCAGGAGCTCATCGACTACCTGACCGAGATCACCCAGCCTCCCGTCGCCGAATACTTCCGGGGCAACCTCTGGCCCAATACCCCGGACATCCTGCACGCCACGCTCCAGCGGGGCGGGCGGCCGGCGTTCAAGATGCGTCTGGTGCTGGCCGCCACCCTGTCCTCGCTCTACGGCATCTACTCCGGGTACGAGCTGTGCGAGAACGTGCCGTACGCCGAGGGCTCGGAAGAGTACCTGAACTCCGAGAAGTACGAGCTGAAGGCGCGCGACTGGGACGCCCCGGGCAACATCGTGGACCTGATCACCGCGGTCAACCGCTTGCGCCGGGAGCATCGCGCGCTCCAGCTCTACCGCAATCTGCGCTTCTACCCGTCGGACGATCCCCACGTGCTCTTCTACGGCAAGATGACGCCGGACCACCTGGACGTGGTGCTGGTGGCGGTGAACCTCGATCCGTCCGCCCCCCGCTCGGCGTGGCTCGACATCCCCATCCACGAGCTGAGCATGACCGACGACCGCCTCTACCGGCTCCACGAGCGGTTGACCGACACCTGGCAGGAGGTGCGCGGTTCCCGGCTGCGCGTGACGCTCGATCCCGCGCGCGAACCAGCCGCCATCTTTTCCCTGCACCGCAGCTGA
- the ggt gene encoding gamma-glutamyltransferase yields MPQLGYSFRPVALGREGMVASAHPLATLAGVDVLRAGGTAADAAVATNAVLAVTQPNSCGVGGDLFCLYYDAASRRIHFLNGAGRSGSRAGLEELRRRGLEQLPVLGPATVSVPGCVRGWGMLLERFGTRPLPELLAPAIHYAELGFAASSIVSQAIAELAPDNEDPEWHRVFRPAGGPPAAGELFVQPDLARTLKALAVDGPDLFYTGQVGRAIAGRLEAEGFLTPDDLARHRGEWGEPIATRYREYTIHQTPPPTQGLAALLAFNLLEGVPLARRRLHTVEHLHLLIEAVKLAYADRDRWIGDPEHARVPVASLLDKPYAARRRRELDPRKASAYAPGEPEGDTTGFVVADGRGNLVAVIQSLFNAFGSGVVVPGTGVTLHNRGRHFRVDPAHPSAFGPGKRPFHTLIASIVTQGDRPVLGFATMGGNGQAMFHIQVLTNVLDYGLDVQEAIERPRFLIGAFLPGEPSDTIHVENRVGARVLAGLARKGHHVKPAPSLFYKVGHAQAIALRDGTLWGGADPRGDGMALGF; encoded by the coding sequence ATGCCTCAACTCGGGTACTCGTTTCGGCCAGTCGCGCTCGGGCGCGAGGGAATGGTGGCTTCGGCCCATCCGTTGGCGACGCTGGCGGGCGTCGATGTTCTTCGGGCGGGCGGCACCGCCGCCGACGCGGCGGTCGCCACGAACGCCGTGCTCGCCGTCACCCAGCCCAACAGCTGCGGCGTCGGCGGCGACCTCTTCTGCCTGTACTACGACGCGGCGAGCCGGCGCATCCACTTCCTCAACGGCGCCGGCCGCTCCGGCTCCCGCGCCGGGCTGGAGGAGCTCCGCCGGCGGGGACTGGAGCAGCTTCCCGTCCTGGGGCCGGCGACGGTCAGCGTGCCCGGCTGCGTGCGTGGCTGGGGCATGCTTCTCGAGCGCTTCGGCACGCGGCCGCTGCCCGAGCTGCTTGCCCCGGCCATCCACTACGCCGAGCTGGGCTTCGCCGCGAGCTCCATCGTGAGCCAGGCGATCGCCGAGCTGGCGCCGGACAACGAGGATCCCGAGTGGCACCGCGTGTTCCGGCCGGCCGGTGGCCCGCCCGCGGCGGGCGAGCTGTTCGTTCAGCCCGATCTCGCCCGCACGCTGAAGGCGCTCGCCGTCGACGGCCCCGACCTCTTCTACACGGGCCAGGTCGGTCGGGCCATCGCCGGCCGCCTGGAGGCGGAGGGCTTCCTGACCCCCGACGACCTGGCGCGCCATCGCGGCGAGTGGGGGGAGCCGATCGCCACCCGCTATCGCGAGTACACCATCCACCAGACCCCGCCCCCCACCCAGGGTCTGGCGGCCCTGCTCGCCTTCAACCTGCTCGAGGGCGTCCCGCTGGCTCGCCGGCGCCTGCACACCGTCGAGCACCTGCACCTGCTCATCGAGGCCGTGAAGCTCGCGTACGCCGACCGCGACCGCTGGATCGGCGATCCCGAGCACGCTCGGGTGCCCGTGGCCTCACTCCTCGACAAGCCGTACGCGGCGCGGCGTCGGCGGGAGCTCGACCCGAGAAAGGCCAGCGCCTACGCGCCCGGAGAGCCGGAGGGCGACACCACCGGATTCGTGGTTGCCGACGGCCGGGGAAACCTGGTGGCCGTGATCCAGAGCCTGTTCAACGCCTTCGGCTCCGGCGTCGTCGTGCCCGGAACAGGGGTGACGCTGCACAATCGCGGCCGGCACTTCCGTGTCGACCCGGCCCACCCCAGCGCCTTCGGCCCGGGCAAGCGTCCCTTCCACACCCTCATCGCGTCGATCGTCACGCAGGGCGACCGTCCGGTGCTGGGCTTCGCCACCATGGGCGGCAATGGCCAGGCCATGTTCCACATCCAGGTCCTCACCAACGTCCTCGACTACGGCCTGGACGTGCAGGAAGCCATCGAGCGCCCGCGCTTCCTGATCGGCGCGTTTCTGCCAGGTGAGCCGAGCGACACCATTCACGTGGAGAACCGGGTCGGGGCCCGTGTGCTGGCCGGGCTGGCCCGCAAGGGTCATCACGTCAAGCCGGCGCCATCGCTCTTCTACAAGGTCGGCCACGCCCAGGCGATCGCCCTCCGCGACGGCACACTCTGGGGCGGCGCCGACCCCCGCGGCGACGGCATGGCGCTGGGATTCTAG
- the treS gene encoding maltose alpha-D-glucosyltransferase yields MSRDWYKDAVFYEVHVKAFRDANGDGIGDFAGLTESLDYVKELGVDCLWILPMYPSPLRDDGYDIADFYGIHPAYGSLEDFQKFLDAAHERGLRVIADLVMNHTSDQHPWFQASRSEPGGPYGDYYVWSPTDRRYGAARIIFVDTEKSNWTRDPVRKAFYWHRFFSHQPDLNYDNPAVRRSMLDIMRFWLDRGLDGFRCDAVPYLIEREGTNCENLPETHEILKEFRRVIDREYGGDRVLLAEANQWPEDVRPYFGEGDEFHMAFHFPLMPRLYMAIRREERLPILDIFTHTPAIPPSCQWCLFLRNHDELTLEMVTNEERDYMYYAYARDSQAKLNLGIRRRLAPLMDNDRRRIELLTCLLFTLPGSPILYYGDEIGMGDNIYLGDRNGVRTPMQWSGDRNAGFSTADESQLFLPVIADPVYGYQAVNVAAQQRTPSSLLNTMKRLIAARKRCRAFGRGSIEFLRPLNQNILAFLREHEDETILVVANLSERSQPVALDLARHRGAVPLELLGDTRFPPIGEAPYFLALGPHGFYWFRLERREPRPLRYGIEDTAI; encoded by the coding sequence ATGAGCCGGGACTGGTACAAAGACGCCGTCTTCTACGAGGTGCACGTCAAGGCGTTCCGGGACGCCAATGGCGACGGCATCGGCGACTTCGCCGGACTCACCGAGAGCCTCGACTACGTCAAGGAGCTCGGTGTGGATTGCCTGTGGATCCTGCCGATGTATCCCTCGCCGTTGCGCGACGACGGCTACGACATCGCCGACTTCTACGGCATCCATCCCGCCTACGGCAGCCTGGAGGACTTCCAAAAGTTCCTCGACGCCGCTCACGAGCGCGGCCTGCGCGTGATCGCCGACCTGGTGATGAACCACACGTCGGACCAGCACCCGTGGTTCCAGGCCTCCCGCTCGGAGCCCGGCGGCCCCTACGGCGACTACTACGTCTGGAGCCCGACGGATCGGCGCTACGGCGCGGCCCGCATCATCTTCGTGGACACCGAGAAGTCGAACTGGACTCGGGACCCGGTGCGGAAGGCGTTCTACTGGCATCGCTTCTTCAGCCACCAGCCCGACCTCAATTACGACAACCCGGCCGTGCGCCGCAGCATGCTGGACATCATGCGGTTCTGGCTGGACCGGGGGCTGGACGGCTTTCGCTGCGACGCCGTGCCCTACCTGATCGAGCGCGAGGGCACGAACTGCGAGAACCTGCCCGAGACCCACGAGATCCTCAAGGAGTTCCGGCGGGTCATCGACCGCGAGTACGGCGGCGACCGGGTGTTGCTCGCCGAAGCCAACCAGTGGCCGGAGGACGTGCGGCCCTACTTCGGCGAGGGCGACGAGTTCCACATGGCCTTCCACTTCCCGCTCATGCCCCGGCTCTACATGGCCATTCGCCGGGAGGAGCGCCTGCCCATCCTGGACATCTTCACCCACACCCCGGCCATCCCGCCCAGCTGCCAGTGGTGCCTGTTCCTCCGGAACCACGACGAGCTGACGCTGGAGATGGTGACCAACGAAGAGCGGGACTACATGTACTACGCCTACGCCCGGGATTCCCAGGCCAAGCTGAACCTGGGCATCCGCCGGCGCCTGGCGCCCCTGATGGACAACGACCGGCGGCGAATCGAGCTCCTGACCTGTCTGCTCTTCACGCTGCCCGGCAGTCCCATCCTCTATTACGGCGACGAGATCGGGATGGGCGACAACATCTACCTGGGCGACCGCAACGGCGTACGCACGCCCATGCAGTGGTCGGGCGACCGCAATGCCGGCTTCTCCACCGCGGACGAGAGCCAGCTGTTCCTGCCCGTCATCGCCGATCCCGTCTACGGCTACCAGGCCGTGAACGTGGCGGCCCAGCAGCGAACGCCCTCGTCGCTGCTCAACACGATGAAGCGGCTCATCGCAGCCCGCAAGCGCTGCCGGGCGTTCGGGCGGGGGTCGATCGAGTTCCTCCGGCCCCTGAACCAGAACATCCTGGCCTTTCTGCGCGAGCACGAGGACGAGACGATCCTGGTCGTGGCCAATCTGTCGGAGCGCTCGCAGCCGGTGGCCCTCGACCTGGCCCGCCATCGCGGTGCGGTCCCCCTGGAGCTCCTCGGCGACACGCGATTCCCCCCCATCGGCGAGGCCCCGTACTTCCTGGCCCTGGGCCCGCACGGCTTCTACTGGTTCCGCCTGGAACGCCGGGAGCCACGTCCGCTGCGCTATGGCATCGAAGACACCGCCATCTGA
- a CDS encoding neutral zinc metallopeptidase translates to MRWRSGRRSENIEDRRGMRVSPRVAGGGIGVIVLLLLALFFGVDPSLLLQQGVPEMAPEQNAPPATPRTDDPLRDFVSVVLADTEDTWEALFRRMNRVYEHPRLVLFSGAVESACGFAQAAVGPFYCPEDQKLYLDLSFFRDLRDRFGAPGDFAQAYVIAHEVGHHVQTLLGISQEVRGAQRRLSPAQANALSVMQELQADCFAGVWAHHADQSRQLLEQGDIEEGLNAAAAIGDDRLQRQGRGYVSPESFTHGTSAQRVGWFKRGIESGDVGQCETFSARNR, encoded by the coding sequence ATGAGATGGAGGAGCGGGCGGCGCAGCGAGAACATCGAGGATCGGCGCGGAATGCGGGTATCACCCCGCGTCGCCGGGGGCGGCATCGGCGTGATCGTCCTCCTTCTCCTGGCCCTCTTCTTCGGAGTCGACCCCAGCCTGCTCCTGCAGCAAGGCGTGCCCGAGATGGCGCCGGAGCAGAACGCGCCTCCGGCCACGCCGCGGACGGACGACCCGCTCCGCGACTTCGTCTCCGTGGTCCTGGCCGACACCGAGGACACGTGGGAAGCTCTGTTTCGCCGGATGAATCGGGTCTACGAGCACCCGCGGCTTGTGCTGTTCTCGGGCGCCGTCGAGTCAGCGTGCGGATTCGCCCAGGCCGCGGTCGGCCCCTTTTATTGTCCGGAAGATCAGAAGCTCTACCTCGACCTCAGCTTCTTCCGTGACCTGCGGGACCGGTTCGGCGCGCCCGGAGACTTCGCCCAGGCCTATGTCATCGCGCACGAGGTCGGCCACCACGTGCAGACGCTGCTGGGGATCAGCCAGGAGGTTCGGGGCGCTCAGCGCCGGCTGAGCCCTGCCCAGGCCAATGCGCTGTCGGTGATGCAGGAGCTCCAGGCCGACTGCTTCGCCGGCGTGTGGGCGCATCATGCGGACCAGTCACGACAACTCCTCGAGCAGGGTGACATCGAAGAAGGCCTCAACGCGGCAGCGGCGATCGGCGACGACCGGCTGCAGCGGCAGGGCCGGGGCTACGTCTCGCCCGAGTCCTTCACCCACGGCACCTCGGCGCAGCGCGTGGGTTGGTTCAAGCGGGGAATCGAATCGGGGGACGTCGGGCAGTGCGAAACGTTCAGCGCCCGCAACCGGTGA
- a CDS encoding glycosyl transferase family 2, which produces MSDDASPDAAAAATEPVAEAPPVPLDEQLARVGTPDIAVCLLTYNNAATVPAVAEVARAGLERHFPGAAAVLINADAGSSDRTPELLGAVGLPVVLARHDAPMTERAAVPFHGVPGRGKALRLVLEAIQRLGGRAAVVLEADVSSMTDEWIARLLRPVWEDKIDFVIPAYARHRYDGTITNLILAPLIRALYGRRLHQPMAGSQALSPRLVDHLLAHPRWRWSGRDVTDLWIVGTAIADGFAVREAWLGVRRVVSRTRTTDLPTMVAQTLGAVFAVMDRHPDLWLEVRGSEPVPAVGEPTLPATDPMAVDVDRMVAAFRQGLRDLAPLWEDILAPETFGEVLAIEGGAGTRLSFPDDLWARVVYDFALAHHYGVVHRDHLLRSLVPLYLGRTAAFVRATVDRDAAGTEATLEAVAVAFERQKPYLVARWR; this is translated from the coding sequence ATGAGCGACGACGCGAGCCCGGACGCCGCGGCCGCCGCGACCGAACCCGTCGCCGAAGCCCCGCCCGTACCCCTGGACGAGCAGCTGGCTCGGGTGGGCACGCCGGACATCGCCGTCTGTCTGCTCACCTACAACAATGCGGCGACCGTTCCGGCCGTCGCCGAGGTGGCTCGGGCCGGCCTGGAGCGGCACTTCCCCGGGGCGGCGGCCGTGCTGATCAACGCCGATGCCGGGTCCTCCGACCGGACGCCCGAGCTGCTCGGCGCCGTCGGCCTGCCCGTCGTGCTGGCCCGCCACGACGCGCCGATGACCGAGCGGGCGGCCGTGCCGTTCCACGGCGTGCCCGGTCGCGGCAAGGCGCTCCGCCTGGTGCTGGAGGCGATCCAGCGCCTGGGCGGCCGGGCGGCCGTCGTGCTCGAGGCCGACGTGAGCTCCATGACCGACGAGTGGATCGCCAGGCTGCTCCGGCCCGTGTGGGAGGACAAGATCGACTTCGTGATCCCCGCCTACGCGCGCCACCGCTACGACGGGACCATCACCAATCTGATCCTGGCCCCGCTGATCCGGGCCCTGTATGGTCGGCGGCTGCACCAGCCGATGGCCGGCTCCCAGGCGCTCTCGCCGCGGCTCGTGGACCACCTGCTGGCCCACCCGCGCTGGCGGTGGAGCGGGCGCGACGTCACCGACCTCTGGATCGTTGGCACCGCGATCGCCGACGGGTTCGCCGTCCGCGAAGCCTGGCTGGGCGTCCGCCGTGTGGTCTCGCGCACGCGCACGACCGATCTGCCCACGATGGTGGCCCAGACCCTGGGCGCCGTCTTCGCCGTCATGGACCGCCATCCGGACCTCTGGCTGGAGGTCCGGGGCAGCGAGCCCGTCCCCGCGGTGGGCGAGCCGACGCTGCCGGCCACCGATCCGATGGCGGTCGACGTCGACCGCATGGTCGCCGCCTTTCGGCAGGGCCTGCGCGACCTGGCGCCACTCTGGGAGGACATCCTGGCTCCGGAGACCTTCGGCGAGGTCCTGGCCATCGAAGGCGGCGCGGGGACCCGGCTGAGCTTCCCCGACGACCTGTGGGCCCGGGTCGTGTACGACTTCGCCCTCGCCCACCACTACGGGGTCGTCCACCGCGACCACCTGCTCCGCTCGCTGGTGCCGCTCTACCTCGGCCGCACCGCCGCCTTCGTGCGGGCCACCGTCGACCGGGACGCGGCCGGGACGGAGGCGACCCTGGAAGCGGTGGCCGTGGCCTTCGAGCGGCAGAAGCCGTACCTCGTGGCGAGGTGGCGCTGA